TGCGCTCCAACCGTCGCGGCTCTGGCATCATCCGCACCGCCGTCTTCGTGCCCTACGTCATCGGCATCACCTCGCTGAGCTTCGTGGCGCTCCTCGAGTTCCGCCCCGACAGCGGGGCGCTCGACCAGGTGCTGATGGCGGTCGGGCTCACCGATGCGCCCACCGCCTGGCTGCTCGACGCGACCAGCGCGACCACTCTGATCGTCCTGCTCGGCGCCTACGTCGGCTCCGGCTTCACGATGATCATCCTGATGTCGGGCATGCAGGGCATCGACGAGGCCCTCTACGAGTCGGCCGCGATCGACGGCGCAGGACGGTGGAAGCAGGAGTTCCTCGTGACGGTGCCGCTCGTGAAGCGCTACCTCGGGCTCCTGAGCGTGCTCGGCTTCGTCGGCGCGATCCTGGCGTTCACGCAGTTCTACATCATCACCGGCGGCGGTCCCGGCACCGGGACGCTGACCGTGATGCTCTACGTCTACAACAAGGCGTTCGGCGACCTGCAGGTGGGCTACGCGACCGCGCTCTCGTTCGTGGTCGTCGTGATCGCCGCCGTCCTCACCCTCATCCAGTTCCGCGTCATGCGGGACGACTGACCGCGCCGCGTCTCGAAGGAGAGAACCGTGACCACCACCCTCGCCGCGGCGCCCCGCCGCCCCACCACGCCCGCCCAGCGCGTGCGGACCGCCCTCTACGTCGTCCTCGGCGTCGTCGTCTCGGTCGCGTTCGTCGCCCCGGTCGCCTGGTCGATCCTCCGCTCGTTCCAGCCGGGTGCGCAGATCACCGCGCCCGCCGCCGAGCAGTCGTTCGCGAACCTGACTCTCGACAACTACATCGGGCTGCTCGGCTCGATCGGAGCGGGCACCTACGTCGTCAACTCGCTGATCATCGCCCTCGGCACCGCGGTGCTGAGCGTCGTGGTGACGACGTTCGCGGCCTACGCGCTCGTCCTGTTCCCGTTCCGCGGGTCGAACGTCGCGTTCGGGCTCATCCTGCTGACGATGATGGTGCCGTTCCAGGCGGTGCTGACGCCGCTGTTCCTCGAGATGAACGCGCTCGGACTCACCGACACGCACCTGGGCATCATCCTGTTCTACCTGACATTCAACCTGCCGTTCGGGGTGTTCCTGATGCGCAACTCCTTCGCGCAGATCCCGAAGGAGGTGTCGGAGGCGGCGCGGATCGACGGGGCCGGCCCGTTCCGCATCCTGTTCTCGGTGCTGCGGCCGATGATCGTGCCGGGGGTCGCGACGGTGTTCCTGTTCGCGTTCCTCGGCGCCTGGAGCGACTTCCTCGGCGCGCTGACCTTCCTCACCCGGCAGGAGCTGTTCACGCTCCCCGTCGCGATCCAGAACATCTCCTCCGGAGCCTTCGGCCAGACCGACTTCGGCTACGTCATCGCGGGCGCCGTGCTGCTGATGCTGCCCTGCCTGCTGCTCTACGCCGCCATCCAGAAGTACTACGTCCGCGGGCTCGTCGCGGGCGCCGTCAAGGGCTGAGAGGTCACCCGCATGCTCCGACGCTTCCCGCTCGGCTCCGTCCGCCTGCTCCCCGGCGAGTTCGCCGACGCCCAGGCGACGGGGCTCCGCTACCTGCTCGACCTCGATCCCGACCGTCTGCTCGCGCCGTTCCTCCGCGAGGCCGGGCTGCCGGCGGGGGAGGGGTACGGCAACTGGGAGTCGGGGGGCCTGGACGGCCACATCGCGGGCCACGCGCTCTCGGCCGCCGCCCTGATGCTGGCGGCCACGGGCGAGCCGGCGGTGCGCGAGCGGATGGAGACCCTGCTCGACGGG
The genomic region above belongs to Rathayibacter sp. VKM Ac-2759 and contains:
- a CDS encoding carbohydrate ABC transporter permease, with amino-acid sequence MTTTLAAAPRRPTTPAQRVRTALYVVLGVVVSVAFVAPVAWSILRSFQPGAQITAPAAEQSFANLTLDNYIGLLGSIGAGTYVVNSLIIALGTAVLSVVVTTFAAYALVLFPFRGSNVAFGLILLTMMVPFQAVLTPLFLEMNALGLTDTHLGIILFYLTFNLPFGVFLMRNSFAQIPKEVSEAARIDGAGPFRILFSVLRPMIVPGVATVFLFAFLGAWSDFLGALTFLTRQELFTLPVAIQNISSGAFGQTDFGYVIAGAVLLMLPCLLLYAAIQKYYVRGLVAGAVKG
- a CDS encoding sugar ABC transporter permease, which translates into the protein MTTTTDLRSAAAPATETPPPPPRRSSLGRKDARTGLLMILPALVLVVVFVVVPLVFAIVISVTNWPLVGSVDFVGADNYATAFSDTTFWASVLYTLGFAVVSTVLGIVVGYLLAVLVRSNRRGSGIIRTAVFVPYVIGITSLSFVALLEFRPDSGALDQVLMAVGLTDAPTAWLLDATSATTLIVLLGAYVGSGFTMIILMSGMQGIDEALYESAAIDGAGRWKQEFLVTVPLVKRYLGLLSVLGFVGAILAFTQFYIITGGGPGTGTLTVMLYVYNKAFGDLQVGYATALSFVVVVIAAVLTLIQFRVMRDD